tatttaatatactattaatctaaaattacatttattcaactcgtgtaatacatagagtttttaaagatttaactttttttattatttggtatatcaattacaatacacgaggttcttaaaaatgtaatatcttttttattatttaacatataaaattaaatttatccAATTCGtctaataaatgagatttttaaagatatatcgttttattatttagtatgtaaattacatttttttcaACCCGTATAATGCACAGGGTTATAACCTAGTGTTGTATAaacaattttatttatttatttatttatttttatttttacaaaaacaaGCATACCAAAAATGTAACCCCATATTTGCACATCTTACGGTGAGCCTTGTCGTTCACTATTCTTAGTAAGTTCAAAGCTCTTCTAAACTCAAACCACATTTATAAAGTTTTAGTTCACTTTCATGACCAtgctttttctttcctttttttttttttttttttttttttttttttttttgctattttaGTATGCATTATCCTTATATTTCAACAATTCTTCTTTATCCGGGGTGGAGGATAATGGAGGCCCGGGGGTGTCCCGGTTACCACCGATTTTTTACGTGTAGTGTTAATTTTAACAAAAgtttctgaatttttttttttagtgtaaaatattTGATTTTTAAAAGTCCGGCCCCACCGATTTGGATTTTCAGAGTCCGGACCCAACCAACTTTCCATTTAAGCTCCGCCTATTGTAACAAAAATTCTGGATATGATACCTCTGTGCACTCATAAAGCCGTTTAGATCATACTCATTCATCAATAAATTCATGTGCTACAAAAGACTACTTGTATTTAATTAACCAATGCTCTATATATATTCTCTATATATTAAAAGATAACATCATAAGAAACAGTAAATAAGGTTTACTATACCTCTAAGTTTGTATTATTGGCTATTTTATCCCATATATAAGGCATGGTTTGTACAAGACCTGCGTTGTTCTTTTTAAATTAAAAGACTTTTAACTTAGAGATGTAAGAGTATTCGCAATGAATTCCTTACTTTTATCCATATCCACATAATAATGGTAAAATGAAATATGAAATATAAAATGTAACGTGTGCTGGTCAAAGCTTTTCTAAGTTTATCTGTTTAGCTCaaggtcggtcagagcttttctgAGTTTATCAGTTTAGCTCAAGGTCTTTGACTTATTAATTTTAATACAAAACATTATTTTCAGTAATTTAGgataaaagtttttttatattatatactCTATAAATAATATTACAGTTTTATTACATTTTTccactttaattttttttatataattctTAACAAATGTTAGTATCTTTTCAATGGAGTGTGGTACCGTATTCTTACAGTAATGAATCAAAACGGTTTTAATTGAATAACATCAGTATCAGTACCGGTGTTATTGGAATCGAACTGTTGTACCGGTGTTCATTTTTATAGTTTCAGATTGATATAAAACAAGTGTCGATATTCTTTTAGACATATCACGACATTATTTCTTGGTTTTCTATTTCAGTCGCTATAACAAGTTTTAATTCTGTAATGAAATGAACCGATACCGATCGAGTTTCTGCCGCGTAGTTTACATAATTATACACTATATTATTTCTTTTTCGTCCATGTTATTCTTGACTACAACTAACTATGACGTACTAAAACAATTGGAAACCACATTACTCATTTTTCAAACATATGGTGATTAGCTTGTAACAAACGGTGGAATCTTATTAGGGGGTTGGGGCGCCCCGTAATAACACAATCTTCACGCGTTGATCCACATGATACACCGTCGCCGGTAAAATTTTCCACGCGTTGAATTCAAAACGCGTAGTAGTGAGCATGCGTTGACTTGTTATCATTGTGATCAATGTTACCGTGGAAGCTGGGTGTTTAACAACCAATTTGATCAAAACCCATGTGCAAAGCAGTCAAAATAAAGAGATTATGAAATTGCCGAAAACTTCCTGAACTTGAAGAATTGCAGGTTTTGAgggaaaaagagagagagagaaaggtgaAATGGGGAGAAATGGGGTGTTGGGAATGTATTTTTGTGCATaattttaagaaataaaaaaaataaaaaaaaaaaaaagaaaaggacTCTCTACATTTGTTTAGTGATAATAataattgttaatttaatatttaaaaaaaccatcactagtgatggacaCCCCTagtaaaatccatcactagtgatggaatcaAGCTCAAAGACGTGACAGACAATGATTAGGTGTTGTGAGCGATAGAAAGCCATCACTATTGTAGCGCCCATACCCTTACAACGCTCGAAGTGATTTAAAAACTACACCATGTATCGTCACAATGCTGAACCTTAGGGGGTAAAGTGTAACTATATTGTTTCCCCCCTATATCAAACTAGACGGTTACATTTTCAAAACAGAATCAATACTGTTATCATTCTGTTACACCATGGCGGAGATTGCAACGTCGGTGCCGGAGATCACCGCCGTCGATGAGCCGTTACTCTCTCCAACTCACGCCGCTGCTGCTGCACCGTCTGCCGGAGGAGATAGACCTCCGTCGAGAGTTCCGATGCTTTTAGGTCTTTTCGCCGGCCGCCGTGGTGCGTCGTTGATAGTGAGCCAGACCGTTGCGCTACAGATGGAGGATTACCGAGAGGCTTGGGGCTATTCGTTTCCGGTTGTGGTTATAGAGACACTCTGGAACCTTGCGTTTGTTGTGGTTTCGTTCGCTACGTTGTTTTGGATTGCGCGGGAAGAGACGAATTTGTTACTTAGGGTTTGGATCTGCGGTTACGTGATGCAGTGTGTGGTTAATGTGGTGGTTTTGTTGCTGGTGTATAAGAGGAGGAATCGGAGAGTGTCAGCAGACTCAACCGCAACGATTCCTGGTTTTAGTAGCAGTGGTTCGAGCTCGGAGAGTGATGGAGATCGTGTTACACGTCCAGTCAGGTGAATTTAATTCTTAATTTCAGTTTAATTTAGATTTATTAAGTTCATAGCTTTAGATTTCATAACTAATTAGGTCTGAGAGTTCCTTTAGCGTTATTATTTTGAAATTGCTAATTGCCTGCGGTAGTTAATGTACGCTTCTGATCCTACTTGTTAGCCAAAGTAAATGTATGAAGATTAATTAAAGAAAATCAAAACTGAGAGTTATATTAGAAGGATCTGATATAATCCTCAGAATTTTCTGTTGAAAATTAAGTCAGAAGTTTAAGCCTTATTGGATCAAATTTGGCAGTTATTATTATCTCTGAACTTGCTATTTGCCTGCTGTAGTTAACTCTAAGCTTATAAGTTATAACCTACACTGATTATTTAAGATGAAATCGGTGAATGATATATGAAGCTTGAACATAATTATATTTGGTTGTTCAAACTTCTGATATAATTCTCAGAATTATCTGTTGAAAGTTGTATCAGAAGCTTGAAACTTATTGGATCCAACAACACTCATGGATGATTAAAATCCTGACAATGAATAATTTCCTAGTGTAGTCAGGGAATAAAAGTTAGTCTATGATGGAAAGTGTTTCAGAATAAGTAACCAACTGGTCAACTACATATCTATACTACTAATGTGATAAATTGTCCATAAATCTGAATTTTAACTAGAAGTTGAAGTGCAATCATGTTTTTATTAAAGTTAAAGTTGTGTTTATTATATGCCCAAACATGAGATAAGTAGAAGTATGTTGGCTTCTGACTTCATCGCCAAGTTTCTTCGGTATTTAGAGGTTCGTTGAGCTAAACGTAAGTAAGCTAACTGTGTATTGTAGTTTATGGAATTTTCAGAAGGTACATTCTGTTATAAAGATTTTACATGTTTCATAAAACCGAAAACCTAATATAACTGGTGTGATTGTGGTAAGAGAAAAATTTAAGCTGCTAAAGTATTGCATATGTGTCATCCTTGAAGTTTTTTGCAAAATAGATAATCCCTTTGTCCCACAAGAATCACAACATTATTTGACACTATACAAAAGTTTATATAAGCAGTTGATTATTTTGATTGAAATGCCCTAATGATGTTTTATATATTCAGATGGGATATGCTTTATACTGTGGTTTCTTATTTCTGGTGGGTGCTTGGATTCATTTGGATCGTGTCTTACGATAACAGTGTCACTCCACGTCTATTCGGGTATGTCTTGAACCAATATAATAGCTTTGTGATCTTTCATAAACAGTCTACAGAAAGGTTTATAATGATGCATCTGACTCATTATAAACCCATCTATTTCATTATAATGGCAGGTTGACTCTGGCTTATTTGGCTATGGACGTGTTCTTTCTTGTTCTCGGTTTTCTTTTGGATTGTTTACTATCAGCTGCTTACTGTTTCTGCTTGCCTTGCATTATTGCCTTCATGTATTACATCAATCGCCAGGTGAAAAATAGATGGAAACATTTTTAATTTGGTTTAATTTTGTGTCTTGCTGATTTTTACAACAATGCATATACACAGGAACGCGCATCAGAGGCTAACATCAGCAGACTGCCCAAATACAAAGTTGAAAACGTGGAGCAACCTGGTGTTAGAGAATGCAGAATGATCCCTATGGGGACAAATGGTCACGACTATTCTACTGAACTTGTTGTTTCAACCGAGTATGCGGTATATATTTTTTCCCACTAGCCCACTGATTAAATAATTCCTTACTATTTGAAAGCTGCTAATTACATAAAGATTTAGCTATTTACTAATTACATTATAAGACTTAAAATTGAATTGCCGGTCGTGCACAGAGGAAGCATTTTCGACCCATTTAATCTAAAACGAGTCCAATAAAAAATAGCTAAAACTGTAAACCGGGATTGGTTCATATAGGCTAAGCTGGTCAGACGAATGAGAGTCATGCAAAGTCTATTTGACGCATCCAAATCCTATATGATCTTTTCAAACATTTATATTATTATTGATAAATAGTAATATTGTTTTTTGCAAGTATAAATTAATCTGTTCTAAATAAACAGACATAAGTGTTTAAAGGTTTATATTTATATCATAACATGTGACAGTTTTTTGTGCTTTCAAGTTCAAAATGTGATCACATTGTTCTAGAGAGCAACAAATTGACCATCATCATTCGAGATGGCAAAATGTGAGTCTGGTTGTGTAACGGGTCAAATGGATAATTCTTTAATTCAGGTCAACTGGGTTGACCCGAAACAGTTctttacaatatatatatattttttttaacttgcACTATATTGTTGGTTTTAGCATCTTTACTTTTTCTTCCAGTTGTATATCTAAATGTTGGCTGATTTACACTGTTATCTTTATGTATTATTTTTCAGGAATGTAGTATATGTCTCTGCCGCTATGAAGACGGGGAACAACTTCATTTACTTCTTTGCGGCCATCACTTCCATTCTACATGCATCGTGAAATGGCTAAGGTTGAAGGCCACTTGTCCCATATGCAAATCACTTGTCGCGTCAAATGAACAGGGTTAAAAGGTACAGGTAAAATCCTAACGGGAAATATAATCTTGACAAACTCAGCTAAAACCAAAATAAATGGCAGCATTGTATAGGTCAACTATTGTTGCGTACTATAGTTAGTGTTGTGAATCATGGTTCCATAATGGCTCAGGTCTCCCACATGGTTACCTTGTTTCTGACTATATACATTGGTTGAAAATTTAGAGAGGTTATATGGATTAACCAAAGAAGCTTCAAATTTTAAAAAGATTGATTGTCTAGACCTCTTAAGCAACAAATAAGGTAGTTATTTTTTGACATGAACCACTCCATATATTGGGTTTCGATTTAATACGGATACAACTGCTAAATGGGTTACATATGTTCATGGGTTGGCGGGTCGAACACGACGCGCACATGAATGTTGTATCAAACATGAACTAAAACAACGGCATGTGTATTTGCGGTTAACACAAACATGACACGTTTAACCCAAAAATAagtttattaattaatttgtttatttatattttgCATTATAATTAACACTTTAAATTTACAAATGTACATTTTTTAGcaattatatttaaactcttcCGAAAGACAAGGGAGCAGCTTAATCGGCCTTTGCcttaattgctgagtgttatgtgacTTATGTcaaaggcttgatgcaaaactactatcgagtcgggggtctcactggaagcagcctctctattcctaacgggtagaggtaaggctgtctacatcttaccctcctaagaccctaccttaactttgctattggtggga
This is a stretch of genomic DNA from Helianthus annuus cultivar XRQ/B chromosome 16, HanXRQr2.0-SUNRISE, whole genome shotgun sequence. It encodes these proteins:
- the LOC110882399 gene encoding E3 ubiquitin protein ligase RIE1, giving the protein MAEIATSVPEITAVDEPLLSPTHAAAAAPSAGGDRPPSRVPMLLGLFAGRRGASLIVSQTVALQMEDYREAWGYSFPVVVIETLWNLAFVVVSFATLFWIAREETNLLLRVWICGYVMQCVVNVVVLLLVYKRRNRRVSADSTATIPGFSSSGSSSESDGDRVTRPVRWDMLYTVVSYFWWVLGFIWIVSYDNSVTPRLFGLTLAYLAMDVFFLVLGFLLDCLLSAAYCFCLPCIIAFMYYINRQERASEANISRLPKYKVENVEQPGVRECRMIPMGTNGHDYSTELVVSTEYAECSICLCRYEDGEQLHLLLCGHHFHSTCIVKWLRLKATCPICKSLVASNEQG